A region from the Plasmodium malariae genome assembly, contig: PmUG01_00_39, whole genome shotgun sequence genome encodes:
- the PmUG01_00064600 gene encoding fam-l protein: MKQKMNMHFFIKIFTFILSFWIYHFKDDADTINKLLDENYIIDNKFCTKYYRLLAKCKTERDSSISQLKDIPRNEINEKNYISYSAKHSKSKNKPSNESSPRGKEGYKQDIKNNSCIFEKKKCSYFEKKIFKEIDFIDFLKNNRTISNNTYKKVIRKKYGLRIATPVLFFLLLLILMIIDISLGLSFEKSLLISLVNLNPFSVKESQWFLSLFEKVKSLDWLWKSPLWPTIETLTYADKKNVLLGRLIGVPLYFLPFVILGVTLIIALIYYHKKVKKYENIKFKRR, encoded by the exons atgaaacaaaaaatgaacatgcacttttttattaaaatttttacatttatccTTTCATTTTGGATTTACCATTTTAAGGATGATGCG GATACGATTAACAAGCTCTTGGATGAAAACTACATCATTGATAATAAATTTTGCACAAAATACTATCGATTATTAGCAAAGTGTAAAACAGAAAGGGATTCAAGTATTTCACAATTAAAAGATATACCAAGAAAcgaaattaatgaaaaaaattatatatcttattcTGCAAAACACTCAAAATCAAAGAATAAACCATCAAATGAAAGTTCACCAAGGGGCAAGGAAGGCTACAAAcaagatattaaaaataattcttgtatatttgaaaaaaaaaaatgttcctatttcgaaaaaaaaatatttaaagaaattgATTTTAtagattttcttaaaaataacagaacaattagtaataatacttacaaaaaagtaatacgtaaaaaatacGGATTACGAATTGCTACACctgtattatttttcttgttactgttaatattaatgataatagATATATCATTAGGTTTATCATTTGAAAAGAGTTTGCTGATATCATTGGTTAATTTAAACCCTTTTAGCGTTAAGGAATCGCAATGGTTTTTGTCTCTTTTTGAAAAGGTAAAAAGTTTAGATTGGTTGTGGAAATCTCCATTATGGCCGACGATTGAAACGTTGACGTATGCAGACAAGAAAAATGTATTGTTAGGGCGTTTAATTGGTGTTCCATTATATTTCCTTCCTTTCGTTATATTAGGTGTTACACTTATAATAGCGCTCATTTATTACCATAagaaagttaaaaaatatgaaaatattaaattcaAAAGAAGGTAA
- the PmUG01_00064800 gene encoding fam-l protein codes for MKQKIISLLKIKITAFIFLTWIFSFNNDISKINKILDEIYINNRKLDTRSYRLLEKCKQNKVSNATWLKQKIPYNGVIKENAIYNNVEGGIGKREQSNRSSLNNVVGHKQDIKNNSCIFEKKKCSFFEKKIFKEIDFIDFLKNNRTISNNTYKKVIRKKYGLRIATPVLFFLLLLILMIIDISLGLSFEKSLLISLVNWNQSVLSSDWFTKIYNWVKDADWFWKSPFWEVTTSSTDVAKKNGLLGRLIGVPLYFLPFLILGVTLIIALIYYHKKVKKYEKIKFKKR; via the exons atgaaacaaaaaattatatcacttttaaaaattaaaattactgCGTTCATCTTTTTAACTTGGATATTCAGTTTTAACAATGATATA AGTAAGATTAACAAAATTCTGGATGAGATATACATcaataatagaaaattagATACAAGATCTTATCGATTACtagaaaaatgtaaacaaaataaagtttCGAATGCTACATGGTTAAAACAAAAGATACCTTATAATGGAGTTATCAAGGAGAATgccatatataataatgtagaGGGGGGAATAGGAAAAAGGGAGCAATCAAATAGaagttcattaaataatgttGTAGGCCACAAAcaagatattaaaaataattcttgtatatttgaaaaaaaaaaatgttcctttttcgaaaaaaaaatattcaaagaaatTGATTTTAtagattttcttaaaaataacagaacaattagtaataatacttacaaaaaagtaatacGTAAGAAATACGGATTACGAATTGCTACACctgtattatttttcttgttgctgttaatattaatgataatagATATATCATTAGGTTTGTCATTTGAAAAGAGTTTGCTGATATCATTGGTTAATTGGAATCAATCAGTACTATCATCAGATTGGTtcacaaaaatttataactGGGTGAAAGACGCAGATTGGTTCTGGAAGTCTCCATTTTGGGAAGTAACTACGTCATCAACGGATGTTGCTAAGAAAAATGGATTGTTAGGGCGTTTAATTGGTGTTCCATTATATTTCCTTCCTTTCCTTATATTAGGTGTTACACTTATAATAGCACTCATTTATTACCATAagaaagttaaaaaatatgaaaaaattaaattcaagaaaaggtaa
- the PmUG01_00064900 gene encoding fam-l protein has product MEQKVKFLFYMKIYTFILLSWICHFNNDMSTFNKSSEENYIHCKKLDTISYRLLAKYKQDNVSYVSDLKQKTPYNRVNEECDITNNEKGNTGKNKQSNECSSKNPRGQKQDKKNKNCTYTTKKYSNNEKKIFKELDYINFLKNNRTISNKLYKKVICKKYGLRIATPLLLFFLFLILFIVDYSLGISIKKSLLISLVNSAPTDVFKSDWFTKIFEMVKDKEWFWKIPFSEAGDILDETMKQKSLLWRLFGIPIYCLPFLILGVIVIFVFFYYHKIVKKYKKINYRKR; this is encoded by the exons atggaaCAAAAGGTTAAATTTCTCTTTTAcatgaaaatttatacatttatccTTTTATCATGGATATGCCATTTTAACAATGATATG agtaCATTTAACAAATCCTCGGAAGAAAACTACATCCATTGTAAGAAATTAGATACAATATCGTATAGAttactagcaaaatataaacaggATAATGTTTCATATGTATCagatttaaaacaaaaaacaccATATAACAGAGTTAACGAGGAATGTGATATAactaataatgaaaagggAAACAcaggaaaaaacaaacaatCAAATGAATGTTCTTCAAAGAATCCGAGAGGACAAAAACAAGAtaagaagaataaaaattgtacatatacaacaaaaaaatattccaataatgaaaaaaaaatattcaaggAACTagattacataaattttcttaaaaataacagGACAATTAGTAATAAGCTttacaaaaaagtaatatgtaaaaaatacgGATTACGAATTGCTAcaccattattattattctttttgttcttaatattattcatagTAGATTATTCACTAGGTATTTCAATTAAAAAGAGTTTACTTATATCACTAGTTAATTCGGCCCCTACTGACGTTTTTAAGTCGGATTggtttacaaaaatttttgagATGGTAAAGGACAAAGAATGGTTTTGGAAAATTCCATTTTCGGAGGCCGGAGATATATTAGATGAAACTATGAAGCAAAAGAGTTTATTATGGCGTTTATTTGGTATTCCTATATATTGCCTACCTTTTCTCATATTAGGTGTTATAGttatttttgtctttttttattaccataaaatagttaaaaaatacaaaaaaattaattataggaaaagataa
- the PmUG01_00065000 gene encoding fam-l protein, with amino-acid sequence MKILFIIKIYTFILLKGIYHIYNYMVINFNKSMDKYYNLDINVDTKICRLLAKCEQIKDSYVAGLKQKIPNYGENEKYNISNYEKTLKVKNKQSNGSSSKSTRRQNQAIKNKSCMFETKKYSRLEKKIFKELDYFDFLKNNKNISDKLYKKIIRKKCGLRIALPLLLFLFLSISLIFDLFCGYGLIGNLFVVLKMFSLTKWMNPFNKWLFASPFSWMGVKKIKVTVGRVTSYKSSIISSFFSFLIYFLPLFILGVTKCSSDILLSYKSKKI; translated from the exons atgaagattctatttataattaaaatttatacgtttatacttttaaaagggatatatcatatttacaattatatggta attaattttaacaaatcTATGGATAAGTATTACAATCTTGATATAAATGTAGATACAAAAATATGTCGTTTATTAGCAAAATGTGAACAGATTAAGGATTCATATGTTGCAGGGTTAAAACAGAAGATACCAAATTATGGAgagaatgaaaaatataatatatctaatTATGAAAAGACGCTAAAAGTAAAGAACAAACAATCAAATGGAAGTTCATCAAAAAGCACGAGAAGACAAAATCAagcaattaaaaataaatcgtGCAtgtttgaaacaaaaaaatattctcgtcttgaaaaaaaaatatttaaggaaCTTGATTATTTcgattttcttaaaaacaacaaaaatattagtgATAAGCTTTACAAAAAGATTATACGTAAAAAATGTGGCTTGCGAATTGCTTTACctttattattgttcttGTTTTTATCAATATCACTAATATTTGATTTGTTTTGTGGTTATGGTCTTATAGGGAATTTGTTTGTTGTACTGAAGATGTTCTCATTAACTAAATGGATGAATCCTTTTAATAAATGGTTGTTTGCTTCCCCTTTTAGCTGGATgggtgtaaaaaaaataaaagtgacGGTAGGGAGAGTGACCAGCTACAAGTCTAGTATTATTAGTAGTTTTTTTAgttttctaatttatttcCTACCTCTCTTCATATTAGGTGTCACCAAATGTAGTAGcgatattttattatcatacaaaagtaaaaaaatttga